A genomic region of Antennarius striatus isolate MH-2024 chromosome 16, ASM4005453v1, whole genome shotgun sequence contains the following coding sequences:
- the LOC137610125 gene encoding prostasin-like, with protein MEVKLVSWGVVLLALMVTGINGQSDVCGVAPLNTRIVGGDDAPVGAWPWMASLHVGGHICGGSLINNQWVLTAAHCVEFGFPVTAYDIFLGRHIQNGSNPNEVMMTPSKIIMHPQYNPKTFDNDVALIQLSGPVTFTDFIRPVCLAAAGSEYKDGQECWVTGWGNIKMDSPLPPPQTLQEVVVPIVSNSDCNKIYQIITNNMMCAGPSGGGTGHCIGDSGGPLLRKVESKWVQGGVVSFVSTDGCALPNLPGGYARVSQYESWIKSQITSNPPGFVVDGTTQLVSLSLPLLLSVTLVQSWF; from the exons ATGGAGGTCAAACTGGTCTCCTGGGGGGTCGTGCTCCTGGCCCTCATGGTCACAG GAATCAACGGACAGTCAGACG TGTGTGGCGTTGCTCCTCTCAACACCAGGATCGTAGGAGGTGATGATGCTCCTGTGGGGGCGTGGCCCTGGATGGCCAGCCTACATGTTGGGGGACACATCTGTGGAGGTTCCCTGATCAACAACCAGTGGGTCCTGACAGCTGCTCATTGTGTCGAATTTGG GTTTCCTGTGACCGCTTACGATATATTCCTGGGACGTCACATCCAAAATGGTTCGAACCCCAACGAAGTCATGATGACGCCGTCCAAGATCATCATGCATCCTCAGTATAATCCTAAAACATTTGACAACGACGTCGCCCTGATCCAGCTCTCTGGACCCGTTACCTTCACCGACTTCATCCGACCCGTGTGTCTGGCGGCGGCGGGCAGCGAATACAAAGATGGGCAGGAATGCTGGGTCACTGGATGGGGAAATATCAAAATGGAtt ctcctctgccgCCGCCCCAGACGCTCCAGGAGGTCGTCGTCCCCATCGTGTCCAACTCCGACTGTAACAAGATTTACCAGATTATCACCAACAACATGATGTGTGCCGGTCCATCCGGGGGAGGAACGGGCCACTGTATA GGGGATTCTGGTGGGCCGCTGCTTCGGAAGGTGGAGTCCAAGTGGGTTCAGGGTGGAGTAGTTAGTTTTGTTAGTACAGATGGTTGTGCTCTGCCCAACCTCCCTGGAGGCTACGCCCGAGTGTCCCAGTATGAGTCCTGGATCAAGTCCCAGAtcacctccaacccccccggGTTCGTTGTTGATGGAACCACTCAGCTGGTTTCCCTCTcacttcctctgctgctgtccGTCACTCTGGTCCAGTCCTGGTTCTGA
- the rab40c gene encoding ras-related protein Rab-40C, with the protein MGSQGSPVKSYDYLLKFLLVGDSDVGKGEILDSLQDGSAESPYAYSSGIDYKTTTILLDGRRVKLELWDTSGQGRFCTIFRSYSRGAQGILLVYDITNRWSFDGIDRWIREIDEHAPGVPRILVGNRLHLAFKRQVPTEQARAYAEKNGMTFFEVSPLCNFNVIESFTELSRIVLMRHGMEKFWRPNRVFSLQDLCCRAIVSCTPVHLIDKLPLPVAIKSHLKSFSMANGMNAVMMHGRSYSLANPAGGSKGNSLKRSKSIRPPQSPPQNCTRNNCKIS; encoded by the exons ATGGGCAGCCAGGGCAGCCCGGTGAAGAGCTACGACTACCTGCTTAAGTTCCTGCTGGTGGGGGACAGCGACGTGGGCAAAGGGGAGATCCTGGACAGCCTGCAGGACGGGTCAGCCGAGTCCCCGTACGCGTACAGCAGCG gCATCGACTATAAAACCACCACCATCCTGCTGGATGGGCGGCGAGTGAAGCTGGAGCTCTG GGATACGTCGGGACAGGGGCGGTTCTGCACTATCTTCCGCTCATACTCCCGCGGCGCTCAG GGCATCCTGCTGGTGTATGACATCACCAACCGCTGGTCGTTCGACGGCATCGACAGGTGGATCAGGGAGATCGATGAG CATGCTCCAGGGGTTCCTCGGATCCTGGTGGGGAACCGCCTGCACCTGGCCTTCAAGCGGCAGGTTCCCACCGAGCAGGCGAGGGCGTACGCCGAGAAGAACGGCATGACCTTCTTTGAGGTCAGCCCCCTGTGCAACTTCAACGTCATCGAGTCGTTCACCGAGCTGTCCCGCATCGTGCTGATGAGACACGGCATGGAGAAGTTCTGGAGGCCCAACAGAG TGTTCAGCCTGCAGGACCTCTGCTGCAGGGCGATCGTGTCGTGCACGCCGGTGCACCTGATCGACAAGCTGCCGCTGCCCGTCGCCATCAAGTCCCACCtcaagtccttctccatggccaaCGGCATGAACGCCGTCATGATGCACGGACGCTCCTACTCGCTCGCCAACCCCGCCGGCGGCTCCAAGGGCAACAGCCTGAAGCGCTCCAAGTCCATCCGCCCGCCGCAGAGCCCGCCGCAGAACTGCACCCGCAACAACTGTAAGATCTCTTAA
- the pigq gene encoding phosphatidylinositol N-acetylglucosaminyltransferase subunit Q produces the protein MVLKVFFPQCCNRADSGLLVGRWIPGHDSAVVLAVIHYPFIPVQVKQYIQQMQARSLVELSVLGSWSLPKEGQEGMESFLRDLSTIFPQRRWLQIKREVGKMGFTCRVLDRDQYGEVQQETDKKNEKLELGDDEAGIDEEEEEKVIFVHYEQRKVMLSQLHPVQDPEAKPDPSSELRQVFQTVARSQPLFFLDKYDDGPLKSTHWQSEGREASIVVELLKQASVPLCLLLSWLLSIWTWIRNLRVFSIFPLRFLLSKLSTCDQLSYRTDHLETLSSAQPAAGHQQFMRKANILMSLLVDVALGLLLISWLYRDDHIAMLANALLPAADRVSKELQELLQWLMGAPAGLKMNRALDQVLGRFFLYHIHLWISYVHLLSPFIERILWYGGLSACLGLTFALSLLSDMIALLTFHIYCFYVYGARLYCLKVYGLSSLWRLFRGKKWNVLRQRVDSCSYDLDQLFIGMLLFTILLFLLPTTALYYLVFTLLRLLVVLLQGVLHLSVDFINSFPLFAIGLRVCRSYRLAEGVKFRVLCEEPGTALHLLMEINPLTSSAIVQTYRIPTYSCYPRDSWAALVKKLFVGELIYPWRHKTTKTD, from the exons ATGGTGCTGAAGGTCTTCTTCCCTCAGTGCTGCAACAGGGCGGACAGCGGTCTGCTAGTCGGCCGCTGGATCCCCGGCCACGATTCTGCCGTGGTGCTGGCGGTCATCCACTACCCCTTCATCCCCGTGCAGGTCAAGCAGTACATCCAGCAG ATGCAGGCCCGCAGCCTGGTGGAGCTGTCGGTGCTGGGTTCCTGGAGTTTACCCAAAGAGGGCCAGGAGGGCATGGAGAGCTTCCTGAGGGACCTCAGCACCATCTTCCCTCAGCGGCGCTGGCTCCAGATCAAACGTGAGGTGGGAAAGATGGGCTTCACCTGCCGGGTTCTGGACCGGGATCAGT ATGGAGAAGTTCAGCAGGAGACCGACAAGAAGAACGAGAAGCTTGAGTTGGGTGACGATGAGGCTGGAatcgatgaagaggaggaggagaaggttaTTTTTGTCCACTATGAGCAGAGGAAGGTGATGCTGTCGCAGCTCCACCCTGTCCAGGATCCTGAAGCTAAGCCCGATCCGTCGTCTGAGctgagacag GTGTTCCAGACGGTGGCCCGCAGTCAGCCCCTGTTCTTCCTGGACAAGTACGACGACGGGCCGCTGAAGTCGACCCACTGGCAGTCAGAGGGCCGGGAGGCCAGCATCGTCGTGGAGCTGCTGAAACAGGCCTCCGTCCCGCTCTGCCTGCTCCTCAGCTGGCTGCTCTCCATCTGGACCTGGATCCGGAACCTCCG GGTTTTCAGTATTTTCCCGCTGCGCTTCCTGCTCAGCAAACTGTCCACCTGCGACCAGCTGAGCTACAGAACCGACCACCTGGAGACGCTGAGCTCGGCCCAACCGGCCGCCGGACACCAGCAGTTCATGAG GAAAGCTAACATCCTGATGTCGCTGCTGGTGGACGTGGCGCTGGGGCTGCTGCTCATCTCCTGGCTTTATCGTGACGACCACATTGCCATGTTGGCCAACGCGCTGCTGCCTGCGGCCGAC CGTGTGTCCAAagagctgcaggagctgctgcagtGGCTGATGGGAGCTCCCGCTGGGCTGAAGATGAACCGGGCCCTGGACCAGGTCCTGGGTCGCTTCTTCCTGTACCACATCCACCTCTGGATCA GCTATGTCCACCTCCTGTCACCCTTCATCGAGAGGATCCTGTGGTACGGGGGCCTGTCGGCCTGCCTGGGCCTGACCTTTGCCCTCTCGCTGCTGTCCGACATGATTGCCCTGCTGACCTTCCACATCTACTGCTTCTACGTCTACGGAGCCAGGCTCTACTGCCTGAAGGTCTACGGCCTCTCGTCTCTCTGGAGGCTCTTCCGGGGGAAGAAATGGAACGTCCTGCGGCAGAGGGTGGACTCCTGTTCCTACGACTTGGACCAG CTCTTCATTGGGATGCTGCTGTTCACCATCCTGTTGTTCTTGCTGCCGACCACGGCGCTCTACTACCTGGTCTTCACGCTG CTGCGGctgctggtggtgctgctgcagGGCGTCCTCCACCTCAGTGTGGACTTCATCAACTCCTTCCCTCTGTTCGCCATCGGCCTGCGAGTGTGTCGCTCCTACCGGCTGGCAG AGGGCGTAAAGTTCAGGGTTCTGTGCGAGGAGCCGGGGACGGCGCTCCACCTGCTGATGGAG ATTAATCCTTTGACGTCCAGCGCCATTGTCCAGACCTACCGCATCCCGACCTACAGCTGCTACCCCAGAGACTCCTGGGCCGCCCTGGTCAAGAAACTGTTTGTTGGGGAGCTGATTTACCCCTGGAGGCACAAAACCACCAAGACTGACTaa
- the LOC137610127 gene encoding prostasin-like: MEVKLVSWGVVLLALMVTGINGQSDVCGVAPLNTRIVGGNDAAAGAWPWMASLHLGEHICGGSLINNQWVLTAAHCIQSGFHVTDYDIFLGRHTQMGSNPNEVMMTASKIIIHPQYNPRTVDNDVALIQLSGPVTFTDFIRPVCLAAVGSEYKDGEECWVTGWGDIKIGYTLPPLQTLQEVVVPIVSNSDCDKIYHFITNNIMCAGSYRGGKDTCLGDSGGPLVRKVESKWVQGGVVSFGCACDQPNIPGVYTRVSEYESWIKSQITSNPPGFVVDGTTQLVSLSLPLLLSVTLVQSWF, encoded by the exons ATGGAGGTCAAACTGGTCTCCTGGGGGGTCGTGCTCCTGGCCCTCATGGTCACAG GAATCAACGGACAGTCAGACG TGTGTGGCGTTGCTCCTCTCAACACCAGGATCGTAGGAGGAAACGATGCTGCTGCGGGGGCGTGGCCCTGGATGGCCAGCCTGCATCTTGGGGAACACATCTGTGGAGGTTCCCTGATCAACAACCAGTGGGTCCTGACAGCTGCTCATTGCATCCAAAGCGG TTTTCATGTGACCGATTACGATATATTCCTGGGACGTCACACCCAAATGGGTTCGAACCCCAACGAAGTCATGATGACGGCGTCCAAGATCATCATTCATCCTCAGTATAATCCTAGAACAGTGGACAATGACGTCGCCCTGATCCAGCTCTCTGGACCCGTTACCTTCACCGACTTCATCCGACCCGTGTGTCTGGCGGCGGTGGGCAGCGAATACAAAGATGGGGAGGAATGCTGGGTCACTGGATGGGGAGATATCAAAATTGGtt aTACTCTACCACCACTCCAGACGCTCCAGGAGGTCGTCGTCCCCATCGTGTCCAACTCCGACTGTGACAAGATTTACCATTTTATCACCAACAACATAATGTGTGCCGGTTCCTACAGGGGAGGAAAGGACACCTGCCTC GGGGATTCTGGTGGGCCGCTGGTTCGGAAGGTGGAGTCCAAGTGGGTTCAGGGTGGAGTAGTTAGTTTTGGTTGCGCTTGTGATCAGCCCAACATCCCAGGAGTCTACACTCGAGTTTCTGAGTATGAGTCTTGGATCAAGTCCCAGAtcacctccaacccccccggGTTCGTTGTCGATGGAACCACTCAGCTGGTTTCCCTCTcacttcctctgctgctgtccGTCACTCTGGTCCAGTCCTGGTTCTGA
- the LOC137610126 gene encoding prostasin-like: MEVKLVSWGVVLLALMVTGINGQSDVCGVAPLNTRIVGGDDAPVGAWPWMASLHLEEHICGGSLINNQWVLTAAHCVDSDVPLTDYDIFLGRQNQMGSNPNEVMRKASKIIIHPQYNPKEVYNDIALIQLSGPVNFTNFIRPVCLAAVGSEYKDGKECWVTGWGDISMISPLLPPQTLQEVVVPIVSNSDCNKIYQLITNKMMCAGYSEGGKDSCFADSGGPLLRKVNSTWVQGGVVSFGCGCALRNIPGVYTRVSEYESWIKSQITSNPPGFVVDGTTQLVSLSLPLLLSVTLVQSWF, translated from the exons ATGGAGGTCAAACTGGTCTCCTGGGGGGTCGTGCTCCTGGCCCTCATGGTCACAG GAATCAACGGACAGTCAGACG TGTGTGGTGTTGCTCCTCTCAACACCAGGATCGTAGGAGGTGATGATGCTCCTGTGGGGGCGTGGCCCTGGATGGCCAGCCTACATCTTGAAGAACACATCTGTGGAGGTTCCCTGATCAACAACCAGTGGGTCCTGACAGCTGCTCATTGTGTTGATTCTGA TGTGCCTTTGACCGATTACGATATATTCCTGGGACGTCAAAACCAAATGGGTTCGAACCCCAACGAAGTCATGAGGAAGGCATCCAAGATCATCATTCATCCTCAGTATAATCCTAAAGAAGTGTACAACGACATCGCCCTGATCCAGCTCTCTGGACCTGTTAACTTCACCAACTTCATCCGACCCGTGTGTCTGGCGGCGGTGGGCAGTGAATACAAAGATGGGAAGGAATGCTGGGTCACTGGATGGGGAGATATCAGCATGATCT ctcctctgctgccGCCCCAGACGCTCCAGGAGGTCGTCGTCCCCATCGTGTCCAACTCCGACTGTAACAAGATTTACCAGCTTATCACCAACAAAATGATGTGTGCCGGTTACTCCGAGGGAGGAAAAGACTCCTGCTTC GCGGATTCTGGTGGCCCGCTGCTTCGGAAGGTGAACTCCACGTGGGTTCAGGGTGGAGTAGTTAGTTTTGGGTGTGGTTGTGCTCTGCGCAACATCCCAGGAGTCTACACTCGAGTTTCTGAGTATGAGTCCTGGATCAAGTCCCAGAtcacctccaacccccccggGTTCGTTGTCGATGGAACCACTCAGCTGGTTTCCCTCTcacttcctctgctgctgtccGTCACTCTGGTCCAGTCCTGGTTCTGA